In the genome of Lactuca sativa cultivar Salinas chromosome 3, Lsat_Salinas_v11, whole genome shotgun sequence, the window aagattgtcatgaattggtgtgtagattgtctaaatggttttagacatagcaaaagggttgctgcaacgttcatgagtgcttatgaactagttttgagcattggaacaaacccgcgcttgctggaatcaccttatggaatatgatataaaagggtgatcgcaagacgataatatcatatagtcttaaaacctagatatatggtttgttatttgttatttgattgtacattgataatgcgaaaacgcatcagtaactcgatgttataaaacgcattgttgtgtatagttgattaatgaataagtaaatgcatataagtcgaagtttatctataacttttatctaagaaggtaaaagtgatatctcggccgctcgatgatttgatttgacttatgtgccgggcctggtcagaactgaattggtgtgttcaattaagttctatgtcaaataaatcagagatcgagaaacctaaatgcttgactaaccattccataggattgtcagcatgatatctaacaaaggactgtacgatcccttatctaaaggacaagattgattagatcagagtttgacagggtctttgagagctacgattgcaaaccgaattgtacttgtgcatatagttactagacttatccaagtgggagactgttggaatagtgtctaaggctacaactatactaggcaagtatttgacccggttgtgcatggtccttttgggttgccttcaccatagcaacttgataggatgatttattaagaaagagtaaatattattaatatattatgggaataatataaagaataatatattgttatttgattaatataagtcatagaattaattggaattaatttggtgacttaaagagattaattaaataaaggggtataaactgtcaattgtttgatagttaagctttagactataaatccttatagatatatagtggacgaattctagaagctaggataacTTCAAAATCGCccatgacttatctaaggaaaggatttggatagccttaagagaagattatccaattagggtttaggttgtaacccttaaggagtctacaagtataaatagatcccatgggcaagggaaatcggcacctcacctaaagtaagagaaccctagccgatttcctcccctctcctctctcctaaatcatcttctttgctatcggtgtttgtaagccattagaggagtgacaattgtgactctagaagctccaagacaacaagatcaacaaggaattcaaaggtatggttctagatctgtttcaatgttgttatttaacctaattagccattagaagtcttggattcaaagcatgtttagttagaaagcctagatccaagcattagggttttgcatgcgcacataggaaagttcttatggctaaaacccatcaattttgatacaatgctttgatatgatgttttgagatactatcacctatgtttttatgagatgattggtttactatggttttatttataaataaaaatgaaatttttggactgtaattttgggatgtttcagcaCGAAAGAAGATAGAACATATACAATTGAGGGTTTTCAATTTCGAGAATACCTCACATGTTCTTGTATCAGATCTTGTGAGCATTTTTGAGAAATTACTGAAAGTGAAAGCGAAGAGAATGGTGATGAAGTTGCCTAGAAATGGTGATGTTCAGTTTACATATGCAAATATTAGCTTTGCTAAAAGGGAATTTGGTTATAAACCAACGAGGCAACAATATTTTGCCAtagacacacacaaacacacactcaCATACAGATCATCTTCTGTCATAGCTTCTTGGTCTAGGGTTTTTGGAACTAATTTTATGTTTAAAGTTGAATGATCCAACAATGGTAAAAAGAAAATGGTGAAGAAGACATATAGGGTTCGTTTTTTGCAGATGGAGTCACAAaccaggagagagagagagagagagagagagagagagagagagagagagagagagagagagagtctttttgtatttatttattataaaatagtttaaaagatgAAAAATAAACATATTACTAGTATTTTAGTCTTTTCAATTTGAAAAGTGAAATTTCCACATACAAACTAGCTTAAAAGgacaacaattaaaaaaaatcaggatttaaatcaaaatccaaaaaaaaaaaaaagaatatatatatatatataccacaaATACCGTTTTTACTGTTTTGTCCTAAACTAAAATAATAAGCTTTTGAAAAATTTCCTTTTCAATTTGCATTATTATTAACCTATTTTTGGAAATCCTTGGTATAGAATATGGATTACCTTGGGAATCTCTACTGACCCGCTAATATGATTCCAACGGAATGTGTAGGGCCATGTCGCATGTTTTCTTTCCAAAATTGGAGTAAAGgattataatatttttttctgAAAGATAAATCTTTATCTATTTCtactaaattgattttaatatcatatatgtttCAAACAGGACTTTAATTCTagattttaaaaagaaaagacaAGACTTGATACCACGGATAGAAACTTTTTGGTAAAATTTTAtaagttttataatattttaagggCATATGTTATAAAAATACACTATATTAGACTAAGAAACTTCGAAAATAcaattaaattattttatttgtataGTTTAGGAACAAGTTTTAGAAAATACAgtgtattatattattatttattattttaattttgatgtttattAAACTATTATATTGATTTTTAACTTTGATTAGATTATTAGTTTACAACTAAATAACTAAAAAGAACTAGAGGGGTTATCCGCGCGTTGCGCGAGGCGGAATGTGTTCGTTTTCTGAGACAAATAATGAAGTACATTACATAAATTGGTATCCAaattaaagtatgttgctattctgTGTAATTTTCCATCAATCGGATGAATGGAAATGTAATGATAGATCATGCTACCAAAATAAGTACAATGCTATATTTGAATAAGTTTTCGAAAACAATGAAAATACAATCTTATATCCACGTAGTTTTAAATGAAAGTGCAATGCAATCTACAATAAATACAGAAAGAACATCTTCATACTTACCCCATCCCTCCACCGTCTTCTTCGATTTCATTAACAATAAAAATGTCATCTAAATGCAAAAacaaaagttataaaaatatttttttaaatataaagaaAATAGATTTACAAACAAAAGTGAAACAGAAATATGGTTTTGCTCCACTGCCATTTATCAAGGCTTTGATTCAATTAGTGTAGGAGATCAATTTAATACCTTATTGTGCCTTTAAAAGTTGCCTTGAATCAATTGGATTCTGTACGGCACATCTTCAATTACGGAAATCACACGACATAGGACATACGTTGCATTAAAGCCTTGTTTCTTAAAAAATAGTTGAATTATTCGTGCATCAAAGTCAAGCTCATAGCAAAAACCCTTAAAACAtaataatcaaatcaataaaaagaatttaagaaacaaaaaaaaactaaactgGTTGTTGATAAGATTACCCTAAATTAGACTTTGCACAAACAAATGGTCACATCGTtgtgtttatttatccaaaaCTAAATAACCATATTTGAAACTCAGTCAATCCACAATCACCATTTACTACCGACTGAAGTCGAAAAAGCCACATGAACATCACATGGACCCAACCATTAAAAGTCTATTCAATttactgaaaatttaaaaaacataaccaatcaattaaaaaaaaacttataaagaAGCTGAAAACAAATCTGGAAAGCAAGAGAAGCAACGAAAGGGTAAAACAGATAAAGTTGAAGACAGGTTCGAGAATTTTGTAAAGCTCATTCTAAATTGTACCTGGAGGAATGGTTGGCATGAGCTGAATCGGAGGAACAGACCGGTGTTGTCTCTATTTTCCCGGTAGAACAACCTGCAAATGTAGAAGAAATGAAAAAACAAAAGTTATCTTTTTTTATTCATGGTGAAAGAGTAAGGGTAAATTGGGAAATGGGAATGATAATCATTAACTGAAAGTTAAGATTTTGCAACATTTCACTTTGATAATTTTACCTAATCATAGCAATATCATTGACATACAAAACAATCCTCGTTCCAAATATCCAATAAAGCAATGATTGTACTCTGTTTTGAACACCAAGAAACAAAATACATAATTAAAAAAAGGagcacaaataataataataataatatcaatatAAGGCCGGTATATAGTTTATTTCTATATCTCATATTTCACTTTTTCTATGTATAAAATATCTTTTTAATACAAAATTGGTTCCAAATAAACGTCAATGTATATTTTCTCCATTTTTGCGGCCCAAAACATTAATTTTAAGATATTTTTCTATTTCATGTAAATTGGacagatattattatgaatgcaATGATGTATTATTGTATCATGTATCTAACCTGTAAGCAATTTCATCCATGAAAGTTCTTGCAATACACGTGGAGGTTGTTGATGCAGCCCAAAATATTAATTACTCTGTATTTTGAAATAGTTAAGTATCATAACATAACTACATCCATGTACCTTTATCTTTCATAGGCTTTAAGTCACTTCTTACTCTATGGTAATGTAATTTTTCACTGGAATTGGAgtttgaaagaaaagaaaaatggaaaagcTCATGTTTGACCTAAATAACAGTGTATGTGGAAGCCTCGTTGACATCCACCTATAACCAAAGGGTTCTATATTCAATTATTTACCTTCATGGTCAAACATTTGATCATTATGATGAATTCAAGGTTATTAATTTCATAGAGTGATCCAGTCAGGATAGGCATATCCAAGAATTCACCCACTTAAATTTTTCACAGGGTACCCAAAAGATTCTATTTTAATATAGTTTTATAAGGTGAACAATTTACATAATAGAAGAACGGTAACATTTAACATGCTCTTTCTTAAAAAAGAACCACGAACAAACCATGTTATGCTTCCAGAAGAAACCGCTCCCCCTCCATCAAGTGACAACATCAAGGACTCTACAATAAGAAAAATTCAATTTTAGTAATCCCTAATATGGAACATTGAACAAAATTTCATCAAACCTCCACAGAAGAAACATGAATAAGGTAGCTATTGGGCGAAGGAAACGACAGTGTTTATAGTGCGGAGTTTCTGTGGTGTGGAatagagaaagaaaaagaaaagaacagtGGAATTAATTGCAGATGGTTACGATGAAGCCATTTGATGTGAAGATCAATGCATTGCACTCAAAACTTCGATTGAATATCGAGCTGTTTGAGAGAAGCGGTTGGTGATGTTCAATCTCTAGATGATGTCGGTCGTAGAAGAGCTGAATATTCGAGGTGTAGAAGAAAAGGAACATAGTGAGGTGGTGGTTTGGAGGCAGCTAGGGAATGCAAGGAACGACAAACAAATTAGAAGGGTGGAGAAAATACCTTTCAATCATCGTCGACACAGGTGGTGGCTTCCGATGGTCAGACATACGAAGAAGAAACAAAGAGAAGGGTTGGATGAGAAGCGGTGGAAGTACTGCAACATCAGCAACCCACCGACGGATCCTGCAACTCACCGACGGAGGCTTTGGCGGAGGCGGTGTCGCAACAGAGAGGTTTGGTGGAGAACGAAGAAGAAGATTTGTGTCATTGTTTTCCACATTTTTTTAATTCcaaattttttctaaaatataaacacacaCCGACTCCACTCCATCCACCTCTACCTACCCCtacccacacacacacatacatacccacccccACACACACTCACCcgcacacacacagacacacacacacacaccaacccacaaacacacacacacacacaccaacccacacacacacatacatacccacccccacacacacacccacaaacacacacacacacacacacttacatACATATCCACCCAGACACACACCcaccccacaaacacacacacacacacatacccaCCAATGCACCTACACCCACACAAACACACTCACACACATACCCACCCacacccccacaaacacacaccaacacacacacaaacccacACCTACCTCCACCCTCACagacacacacacccacacacacaaacCTACACctacccccacaaacacacatatacacacacaaacacacactcgGACCCCCACCAACCCAACACCACCACGATAATCACCAacctaccatcaccatcaccaccaccaccaccactaacccgtcactagcaccaccaccaccgctgTCGCCGCCATCACCACCACTGACATAATTGTCGCCGCCACCACCATCGCCTGTcatcaccaccaccgccgccgacCCGCTACCGTCACCGCCCCCATCCACACCCTACCACCGCTAttgtttctaaaaatgaaaaccgatagaaaaatacacatctaaacatgttttctaattttctaaacctgaaaatgaaaaatgaaaacgaAAAACGAAAATCGAAAAGGGAAAACAAAAAAcgaaaaatgaaaattgtttttccGTAACTAAACGCAACCTAAGGGTGCGTTTAGTTGTGGAAAAATAGGCCgtttttcgaaaaaaaattccaagaaaagtgagaattttgaaaacgcgtttagttcgtctatttttctaaatttttcacggaaaatgaaaattttccgttttctaaaattacaaagaggttggaaatttttggaaaactgataatcattgttttctacatttttctaattccaaaatttttctaaaatataaacacacaCCCACTCCCACCCCATCCACCTCTACTTACCCCCGCCTTAACACCCCCCACCCCCACACACACCTACCCccacacacacaccaacccacaaacacacacacacatacatacccatccccacacacacacaccaacccacaaacacacacacatacatacccatccccacacacacacacgcccacccgcacacacacacaccaacccacaaacacacacacatacatacccacccgcacacacacacaccaacccacaaacacacacacatacatacccacccacacacacccccacccgcacacacacacacacaccaacccacaaacacacacacatatacatacccacccacacacacacacacacacacccgcgcacacacacacgaacccacaaacacacatacacatacatacctacccacaaacacacacacacactcatgcATACCCACCAacgcacccacacacacacatacccacccacacccccacaaacacacacccaTACACACACAAACTCACACCTACCCCCACCCCCACACCTACTCATATACTACTCCTTAAATCTACCTAtgttgaaccctcaacctcaaggagTGAGGACAACACCTGATACCGTTGGGCTAGAAGTCATTTCAACACATGTTATGTAACTAGCTTTTTAGATTTATGtagttataaaatattaatataatcTAAGGTTGTCAAAATGACCGTGGGATCATACGATCCTAAGTATGAAATGGGTCAGATTGTATATGGATCATATTTGAGATATAATCGTAGGTAAGATCGTAAGATCATAGATAGGATCATAGAATCAGAATCCGATCAGATCCTACCTCcacttgattttttttaaatgaaaaaaaaaaaaaaaattcaccaTTTTATGTCTTTTTTTCTTTTACCGGTTTACCATttattatttgtgttatgagttgtgactaatattttaatgtttttatagCTTTTGAACGGAAACTGAATGTTTgagatattttttatgttttaaaattataagttcatattatgttttattttgtgtgatcTTAGGATCCCGAACCCGAACTTGCAAACTTAAAAACGATCATATATGGGATCCCGATCTTGACAATattgatataataaaaataaaaaaaaaaaacttaatgattttaatatacaaaaaataatatAGTGAGCTATTTAAATACTACAATT includes:
- the LOC111881562 gene encoding uncharacterized protein LOC111881562 isoform X5, coding for MDEIAYRVQSLLYWIFGTRIVLYVNDIAMIRLFYRENRDNTGLFLRFSSCQPFLQMTFLLLMKSKKTVEGWGKYEDVLSVFIVDCIALSFKTTWI